In Oryzias melastigma strain HK-1 linkage group LG10, ASM292280v2, whole genome shotgun sequence, the genomic window TAGCAGTACCTCTACCAGGGAGGAGTAAGCATATTAATTCAGAAAACTTCAGGAAATTTCTAATTCAATTAGAAAATggacattttaaagcaaatcaTTATTTTGAATTCAGGACTAAGGATAGCGCCAGTCGTCTTACTGCTAAGATTCGAGTTTCCTAACCACAAAGTGAGATTATGTTTGCACGCTGTTATCAATTTCTGCCAAATCCCAAATCAGCCCTAAAGCCATCAGTTTATTTACTTCAAGTTTGAAGTAAAAATTACAATCTTCCTAGAGAATGATAAAAGAATGGACCTAATTTGCTtggcttttttccccccttggACATTACAATTATTAACTGTTAAAAGAAATaggtaaataaataagaacttagattaaaaaaagactaaaaaggaagaaataacACGTCACAATGTTCCTACCTGGGATGCATCACTAGAGTCATCAAAAGCCTCCAGAAAGTCAGTAGGACTCTTCCTGAGAGTCTGGTCAGCAGGCAGCGTGTTGTCATTGTAAGAAGACACAAACTTAAAGTCACTGGTTCGAGATCCTGTTGTCAGGTAGGCGTCATAATTGTAAGCGCTGCGTAAAGTTCCTGTGCCGTCAACATCTGCGTAATTAGGAGGCAGATAACCGCTGGGGATGGCAACTGCTCCATCAAACAAGAGTCGGGGCTTTCTCCTGCGACAAAACCTCACACccaagatgatgatgatgaaggtcaGGAAGAAGGTGGACACACAAACCAGAGCGATGATCAGATAGGAAGTCAGTTTGGAGTTCTTCTCCTCGTAAGAAATCTCCTTGAGTTCTGGCACCTCAGCCAAGTTATCGGAGATGAGTAAATACATGGCACAGGTGGCAGACAGAGAGGGCTGTCCGTTATCTTTGACTGCCACAATCAGGTTCTGTTTCATGCTGTCAGATTGGGAAATGTCCCGCTGCGTCCTGATCTCTCCACTGTGCAGACCGATGGTGAAAAGTCCCGGATCAGTGGATTTGACTATATGATAGGACAGCCAGGCGTTCTGTCCAGAGTCGGCGTCCACCGCGATCACTTTGGACACCAGAGAGCCTCCGTGTGCAGCTTTGGGGACCAGCTCGGTCATGAAGGAGCTGCCCTCCGGGGCGGGGTACAGAATCTGAGGAGAGTTGTCGTTCACATCCCAGATCAACACACTCACGCTCACGTTGCTGCTGAGCGGAGGAGAACCGTTGTCTCTGGCCATCACCTGCACTTGAAAACTCCTCAACTGTTCATAATCAAACGACCTGACAGCGTGGATCAGCCCCGTGTCTCCGTTCACAGACACATAGGAGGACACCGGGGCTCCGTTCACCTCAGCAGCTAACAGAGAATAAATCACTGTACCGTTTTGTCTCCAGTCGGGGTCTCGAGCGCTCACCCGACATAAAGTGGAGCCAGCTTGGTTGTTTTCGCTCACATATGCGCTGTACGACTGTTCCTCAAACACAGGTGGGTTGTCGTTGATGTCAGCTACAGATAAGTGAACACTTTTAGACGAGGACAGAGGTGGAGAGCCCTCGTCAGTGGCAAAGATGCTAATGTTGTAATCAGACACTAGTTCACGGTCCAGCTGTCCTGTGCTCACCACAGAATAATAGTTTTTGATGGAAGGAACCAACTTAAAAGGAGCGTTGCCTTGAATGGAGCAGCGGACCTGTCCGTTCTTGTCAGAGTCTCTGTCCTGCACGTTAATGATGCCCACCTCTGTACCAGGAGGGGCGTTCTCTGGAATCGCTGTCattattgattttaaataaattatcgGGGCGTTGTCGTTCACGTCAGTCACGTCAATCATTAATTTGGAATCAGATGAAAGTCCATAACCATCTTTTGCTTCAATGCGCATTTCATATTTTGGATCAGTCTCAAAGTCAAGCGTTCCGATCACTCTTATTTCTCCCGTTTTACTGTTTAAGGAGAAaaccttttttgctttttctgtgaTTCGACTGAACTCATAAATCACTTCACCATTAACGCCTTCATCCGCGTCTGTGGCTTTAACCGCTGCTACAACGGTGTCGATCTGCGCGTTTTCAGGTAAACTGGCTTTGTAAAAGGTCTGATTAAACACAGGCGCGTTATCATTAGCATCGAGCACCGTCACCTTGATAGTCACACTGCCCGTTTTGGGTGGATTCCCTCCATCAATtgcaaataaagcaaaattcaAATCCTGCTCTTTTTCACGATCAAGCTCTTTGTCTAAAATCAGCTCGATCTTCTTGGATCCATCAGTATCATCCTGCACAGACAACACGAAATGTCCATTCTTTTGTAAGCTATACTGTTGCACAGTATTATGCCCGATGTCAGCATCGTGTGCTGCGTTAACACGATACCGAGCTCCTCTGTCCGCTGATTCACTTATTTCTAAATTCACTGAATCTTTTGGGAAAATAGGTGAATTATCATTTATGTCCTGTATGAGCAGTGAAATGCGATTCAGCTCCAAAGGGCTTTCCAGAACCAACTCAAATCTAAGCACGCACGACATTTTCTCCCCGCAAAGCTCCTCGCGATCAATGCGCTTTTTGATGATACAATTTCCAGTTTTCAGGTCAAGATCGCAGAAGTGGTGATCATTTTCTCCAATGTCAATCCGAGCTTTTCGCTTGAAAAACTCCCCCACTCCCAATCCCAGATCCTTGGGAATATTTCCAACAATGGATCCAGGCCTCATCTCCTCCGGAATGGTGTAGCTGAGATCCGCAGCGTCGACGTTAGTAAAAGAAGCAATCATATAAGCGAAGAAAAGGAGATATTTTTGAtccttcttcatttttaaacaaaaaaaacgaacGATTTTCCACGAATCCTCGTTATTCCAGCGCGTCAAATGTATTTCCAGCAGAAATCCACGTCAATCCAGAACAAAAGCGACTCCGATTCTCAGACTGAGATGTGTGCTCGTTTAGAATGGGTGGAGGCAACGAGCGGCATCTGCGAGTGCATGAGCAGCGACATCATGAGACCAACCGAAAAATATGTCCAGTGAACAGAAATATGAGAAGAGAAAAACTAAGACAATATAAAAAGATTTAGCAATATAAATATGAAAGTAGTTTGCAGGAATCCGGTTCAGATCCCTTAAAAATTGCAGTCTTTCATAGGCACTTTAATACAGTTGACTCAGCACCATATAATAGTGTCTATTTAACAAagaccaaatattttttttaaaacataaaaatgattgaTAGTGAAACATCATTTGATTATCGACGtcagaaatatttatataacTACTAAATGTCCAAGCATATACTGTTAATTGTaatgttaaattattaataaaaatattaaaatcattaaaaaataatcttattattATATTCAAGCACAAATAAGAACTAATAGCAACTCTGCTCCAAATCACCACAAAGACTTCCAGCATTAAGGAGAGACACAAACAATAATGCACATCTGTTTCTACACAAACACAATAGGTAATATCTCAGTTACCTAATTGATCTATTTCATGAAAATGTCTAACaggaaagtaaagaaaaacaataaaaaagtcctGCAACAAATGCTTCTAAACtacgttgaaagttaaaaatcaACAGTAATTTGAATTGCATAAAAGCTAAGTTCTTAGAGGTTATTAAAGAAGTACtcgtgtatttatttttttacagctatatatataaaaaaaaaaaaaaaaacaacaacaaacagaaaatgcagAGCTGGGGaattcaaattattgtaaaaataaacattgttgCTATATTAAGCTTTAAGAATTTgtgaaaattgaaaacatttcctCAATATTCCACTAACAAGCAGAACACTTCCAAAATCACTCACAAGTCCCTAACATCTCCCTGATATCCTGAAAGGTAAATTCAAGCTAAATCACAGcaaaaataagttgaaaatttatttttttcaaataaatgtaacacCCAGTTTGTCATTATATTTTGGGTTACAACAGCTCTATCATTTCCATTTAGAAGAACAGAATTagataaaattcaaaaatagaagCTTAAGAACATTAGAACTTTCCAATAAAAAGTGGCAAAAATGTGTGAGATCactaataaatttaaaatcgACACCATCCCTCCATTTTCAGAATATTCTGAATCCCTTTACTGCAGTCAACCCAGTGACTTCTGGGCAAAGACCATGTACACGCTGAAGAAGCTGTCAGCCTGTTTCAGGACAACACATTCATGCAGTCACACTGACATGCACATCTATATTGGCAATTCCACATCATCTATGGacttatgaagcatgtttttggactgcgAGAGAGTCAAAGGAGCAAACCCACGCATGTCCGAGGAGAACATggaacttcacacagaaaggatCCAGCCTGGAAACGAGATAACATGAGTGAGGAGGCAGCACCAACAACTGCATCACCATGCAGCCTTAAAAATNNNNNNNNNNNNNNNNNNNNNNNNNNNNNNNNNNNNNNNNNNNNNNNNNNNNNNNNNNNNNNNNNNNNNNNNNNNNNNNNNNNNNNNNNNNNNNNNNNNNNNNNNNNNNNNNNNNNNNNNNNNNNNNNNNNNNNNNNNNNNNNNNNNNNNNNNNNNNNNNNNNNNNNNNNNNNNNNNNNNNNNNNNNNNNNNNNNNNNNNNNNNNNNNNNNNNNNNNNNNNNNNNNNNNNNNNNNNNNNNNNNNNNNNNNNNNNNNNNNNNNNNNNNNNNNNNNNNNNNNNNNNNNNNNNNNNNNNNNNNNNNNNNNNNNNNNNNNNNNNNNNNNNNNNNNNNNNNNNNNNNNNNNNNNNNNNNNNNNNNNNNNNNNNNNNNNNNNNNNNNNNNNNNNNNNNNNNNNNNNNNNNNNNNNNNNNNNNNNNNNNNNNNNNN contains:
- the LOC112153679 gene encoding protocadherin beta-15-like; its protein translation is MKKDQKYLLFFAYMIASFTNVDAADLSYTIPEEMRPGSIVGNIPKDLGLGVGEFFKRKARIDIGENDHHFCDLDLKTGNCIIKKRIDREELCGEKMSCVLRFELVLESPLELNRISLLIQDINDNSPIFPKDSVNLEISESADRGARYRVNAAHDADIGHNTVQQYSLQKNGHFVLSVQDDTDGSKKIELILDKELDREKEQDLNFALFAIDGGNPPKTGSVTIKVTVLDANDNAPVFNQTFYKASLPENAQIDTVVAAVKATDADEGVNGEVIYEFSRITEKAKKVFSLNSKTGEIRVIGTLDFETDPKYEMRIEAKDGYGLSSDSKLMIDVTDVNDNAPIIYLKSIMTAIPENAPPGTEVGIINVQDRDSDKNGQVRCSIQGNAPFKLVPSIKNYYSVVSTGQLDRELVSDYNISIFATDEGSPPLSSSKSVHLSVADINDNPPVFEEQSYSAYVSENNQAGSTLCRVSARDPDWRQNGTVIYSLLAAEVNGAPVSSYVSVNGDTGLIHAVRSFDYEQLRSFQVQVMARDNGSPPLSSNVSVSVLIWDVNDNSPQILYPAPEGSSFMTELVPKAAHGGSLVSKVIAVDADSGQNAWLSYHIVKSTDPGLFTIGLHSGEIRTQRDISQSDSMKQNLIVAVKDNGQPSLSATCAMYLLISDNLAEVPELKEISYEEKNSKLTSYLIIALVCVSTFFLTFIIIILGVRFCRRRKPRLLFDGAVAIPSGYLPPNYADVDGTGTLRSAYNYDAYLTTGSRTSDFKFVSSYNDNTLPADQTLRKSPTDFLEAFDDSSDASQVGTL